In Calliopsis andreniformis isolate RMS-2024a chromosome 6, iyCalAndr_principal, whole genome shotgun sequence, a single genomic region encodes these proteins:
- the LOC143180143 gene encoding ubiquitin-like protein 4A, giving the protein MKVIVKKLRGSECVVDIMPSDTVLQLKHKVSDLLGVDVPQQKLILTGKTLADENPLSFYPGIKDGSRLHLLVIKKAEEGSSKGKSSHCKSGTHLLRDEISRVLRHYYTESETESIVNEVIKDLKNKVNNLSYDDLERLATALLQDQENIA; this is encoded by the exons ATGAAAGTGATCGTGAAGAAGCTGCGAGGAAGCGAATGCGTTGTTGAC ATTATGCCCTCTGACACAGTCTTACAGTTGAAGCACAAAGTCAGTGATCTCTTGGGGGTAGATGTTCCACAACAGAAACTGATACTTACGGGCAAAACACTAGCTG ATGAAAATCCTTTGAGTTTCTATCCAGGAATCAAGGATGGAAGTAGGTTACATCTGTTGGTGATTAAAAAGGCAGAGGAAGGATCTAGCAAAGGAAAGTCTTCACATTGCAAATCAGGCACACATCTCCTACGAGATGAGATCTCTAGAGTTCTGAGGCATTATTATACAGAATCTGAAACAGAATCTATAGTAAATGAGGTTATAAAAGACCTAAAAAACAAAGTGAATAATCTTAGTTACGATGACCTAGAACGATTAGCAACTGCACTGCTCCAGGACCAAGAGAATATAGCTTAA
- the LOC143180140 gene encoding ribonuclease H2 subunit A, with product MENEANIVHDVQEIKLGDNCVNLKEDVRITCREDLTSYFEAWDHSINKVHLSKVPQICIDEPCQLGIDEAGRGPVLGPMVYGISYAPLSEKQLLKDIGCADSKSLTEQKRDAIFDQICEHEKKIGWAIDVISPNIISNSMYHRSKTSLNEVSMNSAIELAKKVIEAGAQITEIYVDTVGKPEKYQAKLEQIFPGLKIVVAKKADSTYPIVSAASICAKVSRDHAIRAWQFREGTITTEYGSGYPNDPETKKWLSENVDPVFGLPRIVRFSWSTAEKILESQALTVEWEEVEDEVNPGEQKISSFFARSPPKTCQSQKKRHAFFAERCLFNTSAL from the exons ATGGAAAATGAAGCGAATATTGTTCATGACGTTCAGGAAATTAAGTTAGGGGATAATTGTGTTAATTTGAAAGAAGACGTTCGAATTACCTGTAGAGAAGACTTGACTTCGTATTTTGAAGCCTGGGATCATAGCATAAATAAAGTACATTTATCAAAG GTACCACAAATATGCATAGATGAGCCATGCCAACTTGGTATTGACGAGGCTGGACGAGGACCAGTTTTGGGACCCATGGTTTATGGAATTTCTTATGCTCCGTTATCTGAAAAACAGCTTTTGAAGGACATAGGCTGTGCAGACTCAAAAAGCTTGACAGAACAGAAAAGAGATGCAATTTTCGATCAGATTTGCGAGCATGAAAAGAAGATTGGTTGGGCTATAGATGTGATATCGCCtaatataatttcaaacagtatgTATCATCGCAGTAAAACAAGTTTGAATGAAGTGTCTATGAATTCGGCAATTGAGTTGGCTAAAAAGGTTATCGAGGCTGGTGCACAGATCACAGAAATTTATGTAGATACTGTGGGCAAGCCAGAGAAGTACCAGGCTAAGCTGGAGCAAATATTTCCTGGTTTGAAGATAGTGGTCGCGAAGAAAGCTGACTCTACATATCCAATCGTCAGCGCAGCCAGTATCTGTGCTAAAGTATCTCGCGATCACGCGATTCGAGCTTGGCAGTTTCGCGAGGGTACGATCACAACAGAATACGGAAGTGGATATCCGAATGACCCAGAGACGAAAAAGTGGCTGTCGGAGAATGTAGACCCTGTCTTCGGTCTTCCACGCATCGTTCGATTCAGCTGGTCCACTGCTGAAAAGATTCTGGAGTCGCAAGCATTGACCGTCGAATGGGAAGAAGTAGAGGATGAAGTGAATCCTGGAGAACAAAAGATTTCCAGCTTCTTTGCCCGATCACCTCCGAAGACTTGCCAGTCCCAGAAAAAGCGGCATGCATTCTTCGCCGAAAGATGCCTGTTTAATACCTCGGCGTTATGA